In one Cryptococcus deuterogattii R265 chromosome 11, complete sequence genomic region, the following are encoded:
- a CDS encoding phenylalanine-tRNA ligase, translated as MAAVVSSLVRARSAQRLVLPRFHSTAAGGAAAYVINGERYPRDVHSNTPPSILAKTSRNLHLLPAHPISIIRQIIQEHFAAYTPLTPRSPAVSVWQNFDQLGFPPDHPGRSPSDSYYLNQHYMLRTHTSAHEVESYQRGLDRWLLSADVYRRDEIDASHYPVFHQMEGTHVWPVSELHTLPALNAQLEASLAACPILIEDNTHISPSNPYQPTHDPVHAAEITKHLKHSLNSLIFRLFGHITKTSQKNGEKEPLRVRWIEAYFPFTTPSYEVEVWWEGEWLELLGCGVVMQKTLDEAGVPDKAGWAFGLGLERLSMVLFSIPDIRLFWTTDQRFHSQFSQGQITTFKPYSRYPECYKDMSFWLPVGSIGSASEQVDSAGGGASAAGGKGRVFHENDYYEIVREVAGDLVETVSLIDEFTHPKTNRQSRCYRLNYRHMDRSLSNEEVNALQEEVQKRVVEEMGIEMR; from the exons ATGGCCGCCGTCGTCTCGTCCCTTGTGCGCGCGAGAAGCGCCCAGCGACTGGTGCTCCCCCGCTTCCATTCGACCGCTGCGGGGGGGGCAGCAGCTTACGTGATCAACGGCGAGCGGTACCCCCGGGACGTGCACTCGAACACGCCcccctccatcctcgccaAGACCAGCcgcaacctccacctcttgcCGGCCCACCCGATCTCCATCATCCGCCAGATCATCCAGGAACACTTTGCCGCGTACACGCCCCTCACCCCGCGCTCCCCCGCCGTGTCCGTGTGGCAGAACTTTGACCAACTCGGCTTCCCCCCCGACCACCCGGGACGCAGCCCCTCGGACAGCTACTACCTCAACCAACACTACATGCTGCGCACACACACCAGCGCACACGAGGTCGAGAGCTACCAGCGAGGCCTCGACAGGTGGCTCCTCAGCGCAGACGTGTACAGGCGGGACGAGATAGACGCATCGCACTACCCCGTCTTCCACCAGATGGAGGGCACACACGTCTGGCCCGTCTCCGAGCTCCATACCCTCCCGGCACTCAACGCCCAGCTCGAGGCGTCCCTCGCAGCGTGCCCGATCCTCATCGAGGACAACACGCACATCTCACCGTCTAACCCGTACCAGCCCACGCACGACCCCGTCCACGCCGCTGAAATCACCAAACACCTCAAACACTCGCTCAACAgcctcatcttccgtcTCTTCGGGCACATTACCAAAACCAGccagaagaatggagaaaaggaaccGCTTCGCGTCCGTTGGATCGAAGCGTATTTCCCATTCACCACCCCGAGCTACGAAGTCGAAGTGTGGTGGGAGGGCGAATGGCTCGAACTGCTAGGCTGCGGCGTCGTCATGCAAAAGACACTCGATGAAGCCGGTGTGCCCGACAAGGCAGGCTGGGCATTCGGACTCGGCCTCGAACGTCTTTCCATggtcctcttctccatccctgATATCCGTCTATTCTGGACGACAGACCAGCGTTTCCACTCGCAGTTTTCACAGGGACAAATCACGACGTTCAAGCCGTACAGTCGCTACCCGGAATGTTATAAAGATATGAGTTTCTGGTTACCCGTCGGATCTATCGGGAGTGCAAGTGAACAAGTTGACAGTGCGGGCGGAGGCGCAAGCGCAGCAggtgggaaggggagagtGTTCCATGAGAATGATTACTATGAAATCGTCCGAGAAGTCGCAGGTGACCTCGTCGAGACTGTCTCTCTC ATTGACGAATTCACCCACCCAAAAACCAACCGCCAATCAAGATGCTACAGACTCAACTACAGACACATGGATAGGTCGTTATCAAACGAAGAAGTGAATGCgttgcaagaagaagtacagaagagggtggtggaagagatggggattGAGATGCGCTAG
- a CDS encoding solute carrier family 25 (mitochondrial phosphate transporter) member 23/24/25/41 encodes MSLSTNSNSSQTPEHPTKLHRHSVQDEASEFAVATSSSTYAIAEEEIESESQETTFRGRLRDIMSDNQIVINTFIAGGLAGAASRTVVSPLERLKIILQVQATGSKSGAGQAYSGVWESLVRMWKDEGWRGFMKGNGINVVRILPYSALQFTSYGAFKSVLSTWSDQETLSTPLRLTAGAGAGVVAVVATYPLDLVRARLSIATANMAVRQSGAAFTNEDSRLGMVGMTKKVYKAEGGLRGLYRGCWATALGVAPYVSLNFFFYESVKTYVLPGPSSPPISETDLALRKLFCGAVSGASSLIFTHPFDVLRRKLQVAGLSTLTPHYDGAIDAMRQIIRNEGFWKGMYRGLAPNLIKVTPSIAVSFYVFELVRDSLEVL; translated from the exons atgtCATTATCTACCAattccaactcttctcaaacacCCGAGCACCCCACAAAGCTTCATCGTCACTCTGTCCAGGACGAGGCGTCAGAATTCGCCGTAGCGACATCTAGTTCGACATATGCCattgctgaagaagaaatcgaAAGTGAATCCCAGGAGACGACGTTCAGAGGCAGATTAAGGGACATCATGTCAGATAATCAGATAGTGATCAACACCTTCATTGCTG GTGGACTCGCTGGAGCTGCTAGCAGAACAGTTGTTAGTCCCCTGGAAAGATTAAAGATTATTCT CCAAGTACAGGCAACTGGTAGCAAGTCGGGTGCTGGGCAAGCGTACTCTGGAGTCTGGGAGTCCTTGGTGCGGATgtggaaggatgagggCTGGAGAGGGTTCATGAAAGGCAATGGCATCAACGTTGTCCGA ATATTACCGTACTCGGCTTTACAATTTACA TCGTATGGCGCATTCAAAAGTGTTTTATCGACATGGTCTGACCAAGAGACCCTCTCAACACCACTGCGCTTGACAGCAGGTGCAGGTGCAGGTGTCGTCGCTGTTG TCGCGACATACCCTCTGGATCTCGTTAGAGCTCGGTTATCCATTGCAACAGCGAACATGGCAGTTCGTCAGTCTGGAGCAGCGTTCACGAATGAAGATTCGAGATTAGGTATGGTGGGTATGACTAAGAAAGTGTATAAGGCCGAAGGAGGTTTAAGAGGCTTGTA TCGAGGTTGTTGGGCCACAGCTTTAGGAGTGGCTCCTTACGTGTCGTTGAACT TTTTCTTCTACGAATCTG tcAAGACCTACGTCCTGCCCggaccatcttctcccccaATATCAGAAACAGACCTCGCTCTCCGTAAACTTTTCTGCGGCGCCGTCTCTGGGgcctcttccctcatcttTACCCACCCCTTTGACGTTTTGAGAAGAAAGTTGCAAGTGGCGGGCTTGTCTACCCTCACTCCGCACTATGATGGAGCAATTGATGCTATGAGGCAGATAATAAGAAATGAAGGTTTTTGGAAGGGGATGTA TCGTGGATTGGCACCTAATTTGATCAAGGTGACGCCATCCATTGCGGTTTCGTTTTACGTCTTTGAGCTTGTTCGGGATTCTTTAGAAGTTTTATAA
- a CDS encoding CMGC/MAPK/P38 protein kinase produces the protein MADFVKLSIFGTVFEVTTRYVDLQPVGMGAFGLVCSAKDQLSGTSVAIKKIMKPFSTPVLSKRTYRELKLLKHLRHENIISLSDIFISPLEDIYFVTELLGTDLHRLLTSRPLEKQFIQYFLYQILRGLKYVHSAGVVHRDLKPSNILVNENCDLKICDFGLARIQDPQMTGYVSTRYYRAPEIMLTWQKYDVAVDIWSTGCIFAEMLEGKPLFPGKDHVNQFSIITELLGTPPDDVIQTIASENTLRFVQSLPKREKVPFSTKFPNADPVSLDLLEKMLVFDPRTRISAAEGLAHEYLAPYHDPTDEPVAAEVFDWSFNDADLPVDTWKVMMYSEILDFHNLGDISQNEAEGPVTGEVSAAPAS, from the exons ATGGCCGACTTTGTCAAGCTCTCCATCTTTGGAACC GTTTTTGAGGTTACCACGCGTTATGTTGACCTCCAACCTGTTGGTATGGGCGCTTTCGGTCTCGTCTG TTCCGCCAAAGATCAGCTCTCTGGAACTTCTGTGGCTATCAAGAAGATTATGAAGCCCTTTTCAACCCCCGTTCTTTCCAAGAGGACTTATCGAGAActcaagcttctcaagcATTTGAGACATGAGAACATTATCTCTCTTAGTGAcattttcatttctcctcTCGAAGATAT CTACTTTGTCACTGAGCTCCTCGGTACCGACCTTCATCGACTCCTTACCTCTCGCCCTCTTGAGAAACAATTCATCCAATACTTCCTTTACCAAATCCTCCGTGGTCTCAAGTATGTCCATTCTGCCGGTGTCGTCCACCGAGACCTGAAACCCTCAAACATTCTCGTCAACGAGAACTGTGACTTGAAAATCTGTGACTTTGGCCTTGCGAGGATCCAAGACCCTCAGATGACTGGTTATGTTTCCACAAGGTATTACCGAGCACCTGAGATCATGTTGACATGGCAAAAGTATGATGTCGCGG TTGACATTTGGAGTACCGGTTGTATCTTTGCCGAGATGCTGGAGGGCAAGCCATTATTCCCCGGAAAGGATCACGTGAACCAATTCTCAATCATCACTGAATTGCTTGGTACCCCGCCGGACGATGTCATCCAAACTATTGCCTCTGAAAACACGCTTCGCTTTGTCCAGAGTCTGCCCAAGCGCGAAAAGGTCCCATTCTCCACCAAATTCCCCAATGCCGACCCTGTTTCTCTTGATTTGTTAGAGAAGATGCTGGTGTTTGACCCTCGTACCCGTATATCCGCCGCGGAGGGTCTTGCCCACGAGTACCTCGCGCCGTACCACGATCCTACCGATGAGCCTGTTGCTGCAGAGGTGTTTGATTGGAGTTTTAACGATGCGGATTTGCCGGTGGATACttggaaggtgatgatgtaCAGCGAAATCCTTG ACTTTCACAACCTCGGCGATATTTCCCAGAACGAAGCAGAGGGGCCCGTCACTGGCGAAGTCTCGGCTGCTCCTGCTAGTTGA
- a CDS encoding cleavage and polyadenylation specificity factor subunit 4: MSASAKPIPRSRPTPVATAGSPEKTSGTPASYKYYRPGAATSIDKSFNNDNWRDRSPAPTSAMPATFSGKGPERTVGFEKRDVSSLKSNGGSALSREREKEENKEKESEKDKEGKEKSALGHVPCRFFKAGACTAGESCPFSHAAPDSAKREVCQWFLKGNCKFGHKCALAHVRPGEPMSMDRKNKKAAQLEARERSGEVTTSGTRKATPTAIPSALEESGASPVPIRSALSSSIQSNPTRIGSSPMREPFGPPSGALPNSPANGFAHSYTRGHPAFASSPNRPSPLSASFGAVGSGLAAGSVPGPFSLKQGSNLLSSLRPPVSATPTFSSSFSHSSLAIERPSNAVATPLSASFAGEAPALHRSIWARSDQPAEPLSPRRPIPRTIKPEAVFEDDDDHGEEFLPSSLSDLLTPQERARRMSHRDSQDSSYSPSLAGYAAQAPIWGGERLAQSAGPTMGQKGFLQSLWSADGEDVRKFQPTQPSSAQPQKQDFAFGPATAQASGPRTSLLTQQRSPDSASPTSPVRLSSFNPSAVGPGEPFLIRNLGDPGSPSARALIEHAPGQSLPGGLANALSRLHLHGPRSTSSLAAINSGSGRAVGGLGAEWRLAEHEAEGSEDGDGGLTPPNGLGALHSKREEHDEGLFAMDG; this comes from the exons ATGTCTGCGTCTGCAAAGCCTATCCCCCGCTCACGGCCCACTCCTGTTGCCACCGCCGGCTCGCCTGAAAAGACCAGCGGTACCCCTGCTTCATACAAGTATTATCGACCTGGCGCAGCGACTTCTATTGACAAGTCCTTCAACAACGACAACTGGCGCGATCGATCGCCCGCACCTACTTCCGCCATGCCCGCTACTTTCAGTGGGAAGGGCCCTGAGAGGACAGTGGGATTTGAAAAGAGGGATGTTAGCTCTTTGAAGAGCAACGGAGGTAGCGCGCTGAgtagagagagagaaaaagaggagaacaaggaaaaggaaagtgagaaggacaaggagggcaaggagaaAT CTGCCTTGGGCCATGTTCCATGTCGATTTTTCAAGGCCGGCGCTTGTACCGCTGGAGAAAGTTGTCCATTCTCTCACGCTGCTCCGGATT CCGCAAAGCGAGAGGTATGCCAGTGGTTCCTGAAGGGCAACTGCAAATTTGGACACAAGT GTGCTCTTGCCCACGTTCGACCTGGCGAGCCGATGTCAATGGATCGAAAAAACAAGAAAGCAGCGCAGCTCGAGGCACGAGAACGAAGTGGTGAGGTCACTACCAGCGGGACCAGGAAAGCCACTCCCACTGCTATCCCCAGCGCTCTTGAAGAGTCTGGCGCCAGCCCTGTCCCTATCCGATccgctctttcctcctcaatccAATCGAATCCTACTCGTATTGGATCTTCTCCCATGCGAGAGCCTTTTGGTCCTCCCTCTGGGGCTTTGCCAAACAGTCCTGCTAATGGCTTTGCGCACTCTTATACTCGAGGTCACCCAGCAtttgcttcttcgcccAACcggccttctcctctttctgcAAGTTTTGGTGCTGTAGGCAGTGGACTAGCTGCCGGGAGCGTTCCTGGACCTTTCTCCCTTAAGCAGGGTTCAaacctcctttcctctcttcgACCACCAGTCTCCGCTACTCCcacattctcctcttcattctctcaTTCATCATTGGCTATTGAGCGTCCCTCCAACGCTGTTGCTACACCTCTTTCCGCGTCTTTTGCTGGAGAAGCTCCTGCGTTGCACCGCTCCATTTGGGCTCGTTCCGACCAACCTGCTGAACCTCTGTCTCCTCGTCGACCGATCCCGCGAACAATCAAGCCCGAAGCCgtgtttgaagatgatgatgaccaCGGAGAAGagttccttccttcttctctgtcaGATCTACTCACTCCGCAAGAACGTGCCCGCCGTATGTCTCACCGAGACAGTCAAGACTCTTCAtactctccttccctcgcTGGATACGCTGCTCAAGCTCCCATATGGGGGGGCGAGCGTCTTGCACAGAGTGCAGGCCCTACCATGGGACAAAAGGGATTCTTGCAGTCTCTCTGGTCTGcagatggtgaagatgtcCGCAAATTCCAACCTACTCAACCCTCCAGTGCCCAGCCGCAAAAGCAAGACTTTGCCTTTGGTCCCGCTACCGCCCAAGCTTCCGGCCCTCGCACTTCGTTGCTCACCCAACAACGATCTCCCGACTCCGCCTCCCCAACCAGTCCTGTCCGCTTATCTTCCTTCAACCCCTCCGCGGTTGGTCCTGGCGAGCCATTCTTGATTCGTAACCTCGGCGATCCGGGATCCCCTTCCGCCCGCGCACTGATCGAACATGCTCCCGGCCAATCCTTACCTGGCGGTTTGGCTAATGCCTTGTCGAGGCTACACCTCCACGGACCCCGATCGACGAGCTCGTTGGCGGCGATCAATTCCGGGAGCGGGAGGGCAGTTGGGGGGCTCGGTGCAGAGTGGAGGTTGGCTGAGCATGAGGCggaaggaagtgaagatggcgatggaGGCCTAACGCCGCCTAATGGCCTGGGGGCATTGCATTCcaagagggaagaacaTGATGAGGGGCTGTTTGCGATGGACGGGTAA